Proteins encoded in a region of the Coffea eugenioides isolate CCC68of chromosome 4, Ceug_1.0, whole genome shotgun sequence genome:
- the LOC113769218 gene encoding nucleolar and coiled-body phosphoprotein 1-like, with product MVRIRGGSTSAGRSFRLRDEDIEIVDPPPVAPKKKKMTRGGKVKQTAQRKLVTPTAESSDEQMEGQISEGNIAGENEEPEQATQGDETVTRSSSKRKRTAKGKRTPQSKKKQSADPSVDQQNEENTTESQPTPEPSIRKSPRTRTETQNVGASATQTSKGTRSGKNPVSQPVPEPVPLPKFIDDEARDRFDTDSRRKLSYGRFLTPIFAHFEIPFSGKSPKDSVSSVFSKAYFERKNLKFFDGHWCYKETVAESRRKNLHETPVTPRTPHDQSGYVSPFTMHPRKSANGLMMTMTSAQQSSFLEKRNLLVPPIPETNETAHQKEPRSEPTGPTTGNETTPASSSQPKDKDKAPVTEEAYEDDDEETEEEEDPEQYRLTRRRPGSSKITI from the exons ATGGTTAGAATTAGGGGAGGATCTACTAGTGCCGGACGGTCTTTTAGGCTTAGggatgaagacattgaaattGTTGATCCACCTCCTGTGGcacctaaaaagaagaaaatgaccCGTGGTGGCAAAGTAAAGCAGACTGCCCAAAGAAAATTAGTTACTCCAACTGCTGAATCATCTGATGAACAAATGGAAGGGCAGATCTCTGAAGGGAACATTGCTGGTGAAAATGAGGAACCAGAGCAGGCTACCCAAGGTGATGAAACTGTCACAAGGTCTTctagtaaaagaaaaaggactGCAAAGGGGAAGAGAACTCCCCAATCCAAGAAAAAGCAATCTGCTGATCCCTCTGTTGATCAGCAGAATGAAGAAAACACTACTGAGAGTCAGCCAACACCTGAACCCTCCATTAGGAAGTCTCCAAGGACAAGGACTGAGACTCAAAATGTTGGTGCATCTGCCACTCAAACCTCAAAAGGGACACGTTCTGGGAAGAATCCAGTATCTCAGCCTGTACCTGAACCCGTTCCTCTACCAAAGTTCATCGATGATGAAgccagagacagatttga CACTGATAGTCGTAGGAAGCTTTCCTATGGCAGATTTCTGACCcctatttttgctcattttgAAATACCCTTTTCTGGCAAATCTCCAAAAGACAGTGTTTCATCAGTTTTctcaaaagcttattttgaaagaaagaacCTAAAATTTTTTGATGGTCATTGGTGCTACAAGGAGACTGTGGCCGAGTCTAGAAGAAAAAACTTGCATGAAACCCCTGTCACTCCTAGAACTCCCCATGATCAGTCAGGCTATGTTTCTCCTTTCACCATGCATCCTAGAAAGTCTGCCA atggtctcatgatgaccatgaccTCTGCCCAACAATCCTCTTTCCTTGAAAAAAGGAATCTTCTTGTGCCCCCTATACCTGAGACAAATGAGACTGCTCATCAGAAAGAACCAAGATCTGAGCCCACAGGGCCAACTACTGGTAATGAGACCACACCAGCTTCCAGCTCTCAGCCCAAGGATAAAGACAAGGCTCCAGTAACTGAAGAAGcatatgaagatgatgatgaagaaactgaggaagaagaggacCCTGAACAATATCGTCTGACCAGGAGGAGGCctggatcatctaaaatcacCATCTAG